The window TCGGACCGGCTGCGGCACCAAGTGTTGTGTTTTTAATGGTAACAGAAGCACCGGGTATGGCGTTGCCACCGGCATCAGTTACTTTTCCTTTGATCACAACCTGCGCAGGTAGCGCAAAGCTGATCAACATCAGAGAGGCTGCAGCAAAAAATTGCATAAAGCGCCTCTTCTGCGGTAGAATCGCATACTTCATAAGCAAGCAGTTTTTGGTTTTAATGCTGAATAGACAACAAAAAACGCAAAAAAGCTGGTTTCTGTTGATGGATTTCGCAATTATTTGTTAACAACCCTCTCCAAAAACTGTGAAATCCTGCAGAATTCCGCATTATTCAAACAGTAAGGGGGCATGGTATAGACTGTATTGCCTAAGGGCCTGATATAAAGCCCAGCCTGAAGGGCTTCTTTTGTAACTACCTGACTTACAGCGTTTAGATAGCCGGTTTGGCCTTCTTTAATCTCAAAAGCCAATATTGTACCCAAGTGCCTCACCCCTGCAATCTTTTGCGTGCTAGTTGCGAATTGTGCTAATTGATCTGCCAGGGTGCTTGTTTGCTGCTGAAGCCAGCTTCTTTGGTTGGCGCAATTTTCTGATAACAATAGGTCGAGGCTGGCATTGGCTGCTGCGCAAGCCAGGGGATTGGCTGTAAAGGAATGTCCGTGGAAAAAAGTCTTGAGTTGATCATCCTGTACAAATGCTTCATAGATAAATGCTGCACAGGCCGTAACACCTAATGGCATAAATCCTCCCGTAATGCCTTTGCTTAAGCAAATGATATCCGGGTTGTACTGCATGTACTCGCTGGCAAAAAGCTTTCCGGTTCGGCCAAATCCTGTCATTACCTCATCCGCAATGCAAATGATTCCCTGCTGTTTCGCTGCAGCTAACAGTGTATCGAGATCTGCAGCTGCATACATACACATCCCGCCTGCACCCTGCACTAAGGGTTCGTAAATAAAAGCAGCAATGGATGCTCCCTCCGCTGCAATTATGCTGAGAGATGTTTGCAGATTATCCGCGGTAGGGGTATCAATGAAAACTACTTCAAATAAGTGTTGATGGAAAGCCAGGGTAAATACACCGCGGTCACTTACACTCATCGCACCGAAGGTGTCGCCATGATAAGCGTTCCTAAAAGCCAGGATTTTTTTTCTACTCGATTGTCCTTGATTCCACCAATACTGAATAGCC is drawn from Chitinophagales bacterium and contains these coding sequences:
- the bioA gene encoding adenosylmethionine--8-amino-7-oxononanoate transaminase — protein: MSDSLITKDRKYVWHPFTRQKQMPDPIAIVKGKDSLLMDAEGNTYIDAISSWWVNLHGHAHPYIAEKIYAQALELEQVIFAGFTHGPAVSLAERLMDILPGNLAKVFYSDNGSTSTEVALKMAIQYWWNQGQSSRKKILAFRNAYHGDTFGAMSVSDRGVFTLAFHQHLFEVVFIDTPTADNLQTSLSIIAAEGASIAAFIYEPLVQGAGGMCMYAAADLDTLLAAAKQQGIICIADEVMTGFGRTGKLFASEYMQYNPDIICLSKGITGGFMPLGVTACAAFIYEAFVQDDQLKTFFHGHSFTANPLACAAANASLDLLLSENCANQRSWLQQQTSTLADQLAQFATSTQKIAGVRHLGTILAFEIKEGQTGYLNAVSQVVTKEALQAGLYIRPLGNTVYTMPPYCLNNAEFCRISQFLERVVNK